One region of Centropristis striata isolate RG_2023a ecotype Rhode Island chromosome 3, C.striata_1.0, whole genome shotgun sequence genomic DNA includes:
- the LOC131968763 gene encoding neurogenic differentiation factor 4-like yields MMIKPYVRQGEGEEVVSPPQWMDGDMSSPDGDGSVSSQHYRAVDQQDREMGSEDAQEDEEDEEEGQEDENESKRRGPKKKRMTKARQERFRARRVKANARERSRMHGLNDALENLRTIMPCHSKTQKLSKIETLRLARNYICALSEALEGGLSTESRAFMETLCKGLSQPTSNLVAGCLQLGPATGAGMRPEDRHRVRAAPAPLGGMVSYASPGLPSPPYGTFDSAHLLHLRAMKGGVYENHSPNEYNAGGVGTPPYDGPPTPPLSISSNLVPKQEPSPHYPPPHHYSPSPVDQGLYQTQTGYDVHLEGPYDSYHPQHMPPRQITSVYRD; encoded by the coding sequence ATGATGATTAAGCCGTATGTGAGGCAAGGCGAGGGAGAGGAGGTGGTCAGCCCTCCacagtggatggatggagacaTGAGCTCACCTGACGGAGATGGATCAGTCTCATCACAGCACTACAGGGCAGTGGACCAACAGGACAGGGAGATGGGGAGTGAGGATGCACAGGAagacgaggaggacgaggaggagggaCAGGAGGATGAAAACGAATCCAAACGACGCGGACCCAAGAAAAAGCGGATGACCAAGGCCCGGCAGGAACGATTTCGTGCGAGGCGTGTTAAGGCCAATGCCAGGGAGCGTTCGCGCATGCACGGTCTGAATGATGCGCTGGAGAACCTGCGCACCATCATGCCATGCCACTCCAAAACACAGAAACTGTCCAAGATCGAGACGTTAAGGCTGGCCCGCAACTACATCTGCGCTCTGTCCGAGGCCTTGGAGGGCGGGCTCTCCACAGAGAGCAGGGCCTTCATGGAGACACTCTGTAAGGGCCTCTCGCAGCCCACCAGCAACCTGGTGGCCGGCTGCTTGCAGCTGGGACCAGCTACCGGTGCTGGGATGAGGCCTGAGGACAGACACAGAGTTCGGGCAGCGCCGGCTCCTCTCGGTGGCATGGTGAGCTATGCCTCTCCGGGCCTGCCAAGTCCCCCGTATGGCACTTTTGACTCTGCTCACCTGCTTCACCTAAGGGCCATGAAAGGAGGAGTGTACGAGAATCACTCGCCAAATGAGTACAATGCTGGCGGTGTTGGTACGCCTCCATACGACGGCCCCCCTACACCGCCTCTGAGCATCAGCAGTAACCTGGTGCCCAAACAGGAGCCTTCACCCCACTACCCACCCCCACATCACTACTCCCCCTCCCCTGTGGACCAAGGCCTGTATCAGACTCAGACTGGCTATGACGTACACTTAGAGGGGCCGTATGACTCCTACCATCCACAGCACATGCCGCCCCGACAGATAACCTCCGTCTACAGAGACTAA
- the endou gene encoding uridylate-specific endoribonuclease A → MKVIVVLALCVTLFHHGYSNSLDSCQGRCGYGTDNNFSCQCNPSCERYGDCCSDYVETCKAGATSCKGRCGEKYNSQNECHCNSKCAQYKNCCSDYADLCDGDAGGGGSGVITDAEIKAISETLFVLDSNKASASELIIDPQVLVPDSETSAKDDLASKPLFRFVNEEALFSRPTYAAFLAVLDNYNRMTGTAEDFSPQQLAEQEAFVKETMSNTELGRELFAFFYTKGVYASEEDFLYDLKMMWFGLYSRNNNKMDSSGFEHIFAGEIKGGKVSGFHNWIQFYLLEKRGKLNYYSHSFNGPWVSYPDVMGMQFMWEGYYKQVGSAVIGCSPEFDFALYSLCYITRPGKQCRLSLGGKELIIQTYTWDKTLYGDGKKFIGSAFPATPRN, encoded by the exons ATGAAGGTCATTGTTGTCCTTGCACTTTGTGTGACCCTGTTCCACCACGGATACAGCA acagcctggactcGTGTCAGGGCCGCTGTGGTTATGGAACAGACAATAACTTCTCCTGTCAGTGTAACCCGTCCTGTGAGCGCTACGGAGACTGTTGTTCTGACTACGTAGAAACATGCAAAG CTGGAGCCACGTCTTGTAAAGGCAGATGTGGTGAGAAATACAACTCTCAGAACGAGTGCCACTGCAACTCCAAGTGCGCGCAGTACAAAAACTGCTGCAGCGACTACGCAGACCTCTGTGATG GTGACGCAGGTGGTGGTGGAAGTGGTGTGATCACTGATGCTGAGATCAAGGCTATCTCTGAGACGCTTTTTGTTCTGGACTCAAACAAGGCCTCAGCCTCAGAGTTGATCATTGACCCTCAGGTTCTGGTGCCCGACTCCGAGACCAGCGCCAAGGACGACCTTGCGTCTAAACC TTTGTTCCGATTCGTGAATGAGGAGGCTCTGTTCTCCAGACCCACCTATGCTGCTTTCCTCGCCGTGCTGGACAACTACAACAGGATGACTGGAACGGCGGAGGACTTCAGTCCTCAGCAGCTCGCTGAGCAGGAAGCCTTCGTCAAGGAGACCATGTCCAACACTGAGCTGGGCAGAGAGCTGTTTGCTTTCTTCTACACCAAGG GCGTCTATGCATCAGAGGAAGATTTCCTTTATGACCTGAAGATGATGTGGTTCGGTCTGTACTCCcgcaacaacaacaagatgGACTCCAGCGGCTTTGAGCACATCTTTGCAG GAGAGATCAAGGGAGGGAAGGTGTCTGGTTTCCACAACTGGATCCAGTTTTATCTTCTGGAGAAAAGAGGAAAGCTGAACTATTACAGCCACAGCTTCAATGGGCCT TGGGTGAGCTATCCTGATGTCATGGGGATGCAGTTCATGTGGGAGGGCTACTACAAGCAGGTTGGATCTGCAGTCATCGGCTGCAGCCCTGAATTTGACTTTGCCCTATACAGCCTCTGCTACATCACTCGCCCTGGAAAACA GTGTCGTCTGAGCCTGGGAGGAAAGGAGCTCATAATCCAAACTTACACCTGGGACAAAACCCTCTACGGCGATGGGAAGAAGTTCATCGGATCTGCTTTTCCTGCAACCCCCAGGAACTGA
- the tsfm gene encoding elongation factor Ts, mitochondrial yields MSLSFIFRAVTRDVAKVSLCQHVQSLHTGCQLLAAEKALLVKLRKSTGYTFINCKKALEKFDNDIAQAETWLHEQAQKEGWSKANKLEGRKAKEGLIGMVIGDKAAVMVEVNCETDFVARNEKFQQLVKDVAFATLAHHQNKTQSKAGYVKSVLAGEELNNLSVDEGASLSDRVALTIGRLGENMSVRRAVSVAIPSEWHFGSYIHGGVSGQTEVAMGRYGALVIFQGGKDEEREVLGRKLGQHVVGEAPLSLGNMDDLPCGESETRLLPQTFLGDPSRTVAEFLRGQQARVLDFVRFQCGESASEEAK; encoded by the exons ATGTCTTTATCCTTTATATTCAGAGCAGTTACAAGAGACGTTGCAAAG GTCAGCCTCTGCCAGCATGTACAGTCACTACACACAGGTTGTCAGCTCCTGGCAGCTGAGAAAGCCCTCCTGGTGAAACTGCGGAAAAGCACTGGATACACTTTCATTAACTGCAAGAAAGCTCTGGAGAAGTTTGACAATGACATAGCTCAG GCAGAGACATGGCTACATGAGCAGGCCCAGAAGGAGGGCTGGAGCAAAGCAAACAAGCTGGAGGGACGCAAAGCCAAAGAGGGCCTGATTGGCATGGTTATAGGAGATAAAGCTGCAGTTATGGTGGAG GTCAACTGTGAGACAGACTTTGTCGCTCGTAATGAGAAGTTCCAACAGCTGGTTAAGGACGTTGCTTTTGCCACCTTGGCTCAccaccagaataaaacccaAAGCAAGGCAGGATATGTTAAG aGTGTCCTGGCAGGTGAAGAGTTAAACAATCTCAGTGTGGATGAAGGAGCTTCACTTTCAGACAGAGTGGCTCTCACAATAG GCCGCCTCGGTGAGAACATGTCAGTGAGACGGGCGGTGTCAGTGGCTATCCCTTCTGAGTGGCACTTCGGCTCGTACATACATGGAGGTGTGAGCGGCCAGACCGAGGTGGCCATGGGTCGCTATGGCGCTCTGGTAATTTTTCAGGGTGGAAAGGACGAAGAGCGGGAAGTTCTAGGACGTAAGTTGGGACAGCATGTAGTGGGGGAGGCCCCCTTGTCTCTGGGCAACATGGATGACCTGCCGTGCGGTGAAAGTGAGACGCGCCTGCTGCCTCAGACCTTCCTGGGAGACCCCAGTAGGACGGTGGCAGAGTTCCTCAGGGGTCAGCAGGCTCGAGTTTTGGACTTTGTCCGATTTCAGTGTGGAGAGTCAGCCAGTGAAGAAGCCAAATGA